One Phragmites australis chromosome 23, lpPhrAust1.1, whole genome shotgun sequence DNA window includes the following coding sequences:
- the LOC133905947 gene encoding chaperone protein dnaJ A7A, chloroplastic, with the protein MALVHFSGALVPKLGQKPRLLPTSPAVARATYADARFLAPRNGTRGRGKQLALPSYSLNSQSSSEQLNHVPSSRFQHRRGSRFVVRAEADFYSVLGVSRNASKSEIKSAYRKLARSYHPDVNKDPSAEQKFKDISNAYEVLSDDEKRAIYDKYGEAGLKGSGMGTGDYSNPFDLFESLFEGFGGMGGMSGRAARNRPMQGDDEAYNLVLNFKEAVFGVEKEIEITRLEGCNTCNGSGAKPGTKPTTCKTCGGQGQVVSSTRTPLGIFQQVSTCNTCGGTGEFSTPCNMCGGDGRVRKSKRISLKVPAGVDSGSRLRVRSEGNAGQRGGPPGDLYVFIDVLSDPVLKRDGTNILYTCKVSYIDAILGTTIKVPTVDGMVDLKIPSGTQPATTLVMSKKGVPLLGKSNARGDQLVRVQVEIPKRLSSDERKLIEELANLNKAQTTNSRR; encoded by the exons ATGGCGTTAGTACATTTTAGCGGTGCTTTGGTTCCTAAACTCGGTCAAAAGCCTCGGTTGCTGCCCACGTCACCTGCAGTTGCAAGGGCTACCTATGCTGATGCAAGATTCCTGGCACCGAGAAATGG TACAAGAGGCAGAGGTAAACAGCTGGCATTACCTAGTTATAGTTTGAATTCGCAGAGCTCTTCTGAACAACTAAACCATGTACCATCGTCGAGATTTCAACATAGAAGGGGTTCACGTTTCGTCGTCAGAGCTGAAGCT GATTTCTATTCTGTACTTGGTGTCTCAAGAAATGCTAGTAAATCTGAAATCAAGAGCG CCTACCGGAAGCTTGCTAGGAGCTATCATCCTGATGTGAACAA AGATCCTAGTGCTGAACAAAAGTTCAAGGACATCAGCAATGCTTACGAG GTTCTGTCTGATGATGAGAAGCGAGCGATCTATGATAAATACGGAGAAGCTGGTCTGAAGGGTTCTGGCATGGGAACAGGA GATTACTCAAACCCATTCGATCTCTTTGAGTCACTGTTTGAAGGATTTGGTGGAATGGGTGGAATGAGTGGCCGTGCTGCTCGGAACAGACCAATGCAGGGTGATGATGAAGCCTACAATCTGGTACTCAATTTCAAGGAAGCGGTGTTTGGTGTTGAGAAAGAAATTGAGATAACCAGACTTGAAGGCTGTAATACATGCAATGGAAGTGGCGCCAAACCTGGCACAAAGCCAACCACATGTAAAACTTGTGGAGGTCAGGGCCAGGTGGTGTCCTCCACACGAACACCGCTTGGAATATTCCAGCAGGTCTCCACCTGCAATACTTGTGGTGGCACTGGTGAATTTTCCACCCCTTGCAACATGTGTGGGGGTGATGGCCGAGTGCGGAAGTCAAAGAGGATCAGTCTGAAGGTTCCTGCTGGAGTTGATTCTGGAAGCAGGTTGAGGGTTCGGTCTGAGGGTAATGCTGGCCAGAGAGGTGGCCCGCCTGGCGACCTTTATGTCTTCATTGACGTACTCTCTGATCCTGTTCTTAAGCGAGACGGGACAAACATTCTCTACACATGCAAGGTTTCTTACATTGATGCAATCCTTGGGACAACCATCAAAGTCCCCACTGTTGATGGGATGGTTGACCTGAAGATACCCTCAGGGACCCAGCCAGCCACTACTCTTGTAATGTCTAAGAAAGGTGTTCCGCTTCTTGGGAAGTCAAATGCTCGTGGTGACCAGCTGGTGCGTGTCCAGGTTGAGATTCCAAAACGTCTGAGCAGCGACGAGAGGAAGCTGATCGAAGAGCTTGCAAACCTCAACAAGGCTCAAACAACAAATAGCAGGAGATGA